The DNA segment TGTGCtttatgttttataataatttatgcgAAAACGTGTCGCTTCTTTACATAATACCTTAGTATGGCCCCGTGATTGATATGTTAGGTTGGAGAATTATTATTCCAACGCTGTCACTTATAGCGCGAAAAAGTCAAATGAATTTGAATATCTACTTTAATGTGGAGTAGACTGAACTTAAGGTAGGATTTATTACCAGCCAACCATAACGCTTTCAAATATAAACTgtaatatttttacgaaattgtaTCATCAGACATACTTCTTGGTGGAAAGTcagaaaagttttgttttaactACATATGGTTCAGATTCATGTGTTTCAAAACTGTTTCAATATCTGCTAGACTAATTTTGCTTACTTGGTCACTGAAGCTAGTTAGTGCAGaacagatatatgtacatatgtgactaGTTACGACACTCGGTAATGCAGTGGTTCAACAAAGCAGAAGCAATATTAGccaaaatttatgttaaaatttatacAGATTTGCTCAGGACAAATATTTACGCTTACGCTGTATAAGATGTGGGAGTGGCCGAAATTGGTTATTAACCCCAAACAATCAACATACTATATAACGGTaatgttgaaaattaataaaattgatttaacccactaaataaattctttaagGCTTACATGAGTTTCCTCGTTTAAAGAATAATTGTTTTCAACAactgtttttcatataaaaaattgaaatatttttttagaattttttattgttacaaacgcacactattaacaaagaaattctgaaaattttggaaaaaaaatttgtttaaaacccGGCCTttgtgacgccatttccggtgacccctcggaaaaaagaagCGCCAGCGTTGGCGGAATAATtccttacaagatcatctaaagcgaaaaaatacgtgttttagttaaaaccttaaattagaacttgaacgaaggagaaaaactgaaaattggatttttggcagacatttttacaaaaaaattaaaatttcgcgacattttttttcaaattgtagtaatcgaaaaaaaaaaattcttcgtacAAGTATTTAGggattgtatctcaaagacttgtgtaaaatttcatgaagatcggttgagagGTTCtcgataaatcttgccaaccgacttcaaaaacacagtttcgagaaaaacacgtttaaagacggcgcacttagcctagctaacctcgagcgcacaagttctcaaagctgtaaCTCCGAagctattactcggatcaacttgaaaatttacaatattCTAGATGtgctgtagaatttaataagacaataaaaaaaatcgatttttttaaacccgtaaacccatgtaaccaaacaaacagtcgtcgcgctcgcgacttggcactcacgtcactgttgacagtcataactttgaagttgtagataatttcgtctatcttggaaccagcgtaaacaccaccaacaatgtcagcctagaaatccaacgcagaataactcttgccaacaggtgttacttcggactgagtaggcaattgagaagcaaagtcctctctcgacaaacaaaaaccaaactctataagtcactcataattcccgtcctgctatatggtgcagagtcttggacgatgtcgacaacggatgagtcgacgttgcgagttttcgagagaaaagttctgcgaaagatttatggtcctttgcgcgttagccacggcgaataccgcattcgatggaacgatgagctgtacgagttatacgacgacatcgacatagttcagcgaattaaaagacagcggctacgctggctaggtcatgttgtccggatggatgaaaacactccagctctgaaagtattcgacgcagtacaatACTAGGCAACAATGGAGCTTCTCTTGTGAACTTCTCCCACATTAGAGAGGCAGCGCTTAAAACACTTGGCCCCACGATATGAGACAGTGAAAGAGGTACCCACAGTGAGGCCGCAGAACCTGCTGAAGTTCGCTTCAAGCGCAGACATCCTGAAGGAGGACTACTTCTCATGAACTACGTAACGGCAATCCATCTGGCATCGCtaagaacaaaaacaacctAGATTAAAGCCccattttgttttcttttggaaGGATTTGTACTTACTACGCTTTACCAAAGTGGGGGCTGATTTTGTGTCTTTTGTGTCACCTGTGTTGACTTAATTCTTATCAAATTAACATCTCCAAGTGCAAAAGCCTGAAGCCTTAGCTGGAGCTCATAAAAGCCCAAATGAATCTCAGTTGTGATTTGCTCTTTATACTAGTATATTGCAAGTAAGCTGGTTAAAATAAATGCAAGTGTCAGCgatacgaaaaaattttttgctatcGAGCCTAATCATGACAAATGACAGCAAATTCAATGGTTTCATGAATAAATTCGTAATCTGGACGCTTAAACACATATGGCTTGATCTTCTGGACTAGTTTCAACCCAAGAATTTATAGAGTATTAAAAGAGCAGAGTATTTGCAGATAGAGCAGATACTTAGCATAGTGAAAAACACTAGGAAGATGAAACTGGAtccaaattcagaaaaaattaagaaaaattaattacattaattacaaattttaggcagttttttgaattttattaaaaaaaaaaaccaaaaaatatttttactatgcaTTTTtaatggtgtttttattgatatcttaagaatacagaaaaaaaattttacaaaaaaatattaaacattataataattagaggggggagagacaggtgtaaaaaaaatggcgcatcctggtgacattgatcctgactctcctggtggtctgaaaaaaaatcaaaagaaattcttaatcagtaaggatgctgttatagtccctacctcagggaacacgaaaatttttttttttgaaaaatggcgactgcctgaaaataaaaatcatttttttcgcttttttttgaaattcctgaatttttttaaaatattaaaaacaaaaattttgacacgatgctggtaggaacgataaaggattatataaagaaggttcacacaaaatttcaagtaaatcggttgtatagaacttgagataatgccggtaccgtgtggaaaaaagtagtttcgagaaaaacgcgtttaaaaacggccgatacggccgaaccgggctaggtacggcgtcactaaagtaactgtagctcttaaaataattttaatttttaaaaaacctttggaggatatgttcttaagggtctaaactttaaatatatgagaaaaacaatcaaaattctagagtagaatacccccttaaataaaaaaagaaacgctAATTTGTTAAACATTATATAATATGACATAAAAACTGCAGGTCAAAATGACGTAATGCCATTAACGCTGTGCTCAAAcgtatttgtttacaaattgaCGCTgcataaattattgattttttttaatttagccaTGACTGCTCCGCACTAATAAGAGAAAAATTATGCGAGTTAGAACTCAGTATGCTAAGGTCTGGCTCACTTTTGAAACAGTCCGTCACAAATtgattaaatacatttattgaaaaatttttcaaatgtaatACATTCTTGAGAAAATGGAACTTGAGACTATAGAAACAAGTCTTTGAGAAAAATCGATCAAAAATCTAATTACGGCAATATCAAgacagtcctcgaaacacttttcataagcactttttgggatggccttcagcgaattttgtttatcCCTTCGATCggctgaaaacgggttccacggagcggcaatttcagtttagggaacaagaaacgCACAGAGCCAGATctggtggttgatcgatggtattcattgcgtttttgcctttaaattcggtcacaatcgtgttcgttgcgatggtgcattatcatcgtgtaaaatccatgaattgttcggCGGATGATCTCACGCAAACGTCTCAATACGACCAAATATAACTTCTTATGGACAGTCTGTtcttccggaacaaattcatgatgcaccaaaccatgtgaaaaaaaaacaatgatcatcaccttaatttttgagcggctttggtgtGGTTTCTCTGGTTTCGACTCGTTTAtttcggcagttataatgctatCCATGAGTGTGCGATCGGAATTCGCATAATCaggcatgtccaaagagacccgttaacggtactctttttgaaaaaaattctgctttttccggacgagtcgagcaagaaagcatttcataccaaaaattaccaccaaaatcattcgcaCGGACTCACGAGAGTGTCGAGTTTTCttaccatctctctaacacttgcctgacgattttcaagcaccatatctctcattttttttaatattttcatcagtttaaGAGGTCGGCGGTCGTCCAGaatgaggcatgtcttcaactcAATTCGTtacgttgatcatttatatattcggtatgtacatattttataaggtaTCCGACATTACCCTCTGGCTGTTACAAACTAAATTTACCTTGTTCAAGGTATAATAATCAAACAGCCGCGAAGATCCGCCATATGTCAAACAACATTACGTCGCCCAACTCAAATAAGAGTTGAAGAAGCTCAGCCAAGCATGTCTAACGAGCAGACCAGCCAAAGTATGGGTTAATTATAgcgaaatatatattatttaaacaataattttaattaattcacttGACACTTTGTCAGGCATTTTGACACAtgaagaaaatgtttatttttgccATTTGTTTATGGAGCGACATAATACTATACTTGAATCTGAGCCAACATATGTTTCATAGGGTAACAACGGCATCGTTATTGCTTGCAATTTGAGCTAATGTATTACGTTGGATCatcaatgtacatatttacatagttatgtgtgtatatgcgcGTATTAGCGACCTTCGGCTTGCAGCTAACTCAAATGTGTGCACTTGCAATAACACAAGCCGGGAACCAATCAATCAGTTCCTTTCCGAACGCAACGGTCGGTTGTTCAAATTGTCAATGCACTCTGCCCGATATATGTGCTATACTATATAGTAAATACGCGTATAAAAAATGGTTGAGATTAGCAAACTCTATCAACCACCTTACAATTCTGTAAGCTGCTCGGAGCTGTTAATGCATGATGGCCtaacatgtaaacaaatattcagATGGAACTGGTACCGTTGCTCTGTGGGATGCTTGAAATATTTCCTGCCGTTAGCCATTGTAAGTGCACATCATTGTCGTGTATTGCCTGTGGACTGAAAGTGTTGTTATCTAATCGATTACGTATTTGCAGTCACCGCTAGTGCTCAGACCGCGTAGCTTGAACCGTCAAACGCTCTTAAATATACTACGTTACTATTTGGAAACTTCGCTATGGGGTTCGACCAGCTCTGCTTTGACTATCTACTGCATATGCCTTTACAGGTGattatgtatttgaaatttctgattttcgcaatcataaaataatttccattgGTCAAATATCGTTCGAATTAAAGGCGCCTGTTTGGAAGATACTACTTATTGACGGCAACATTTTTGCCAACGTACACAGCGTTCCAGTTAAGTTGGTTCTACCCCATACGCACCGTCCGCCTCTTCGGCACAGCAACATCACAAGCGGTAAGATATTTGCAAGAAAAAtcgcttttaatttttaggAGTAAATCCGAAGGGCAAGCACTTGGTTGGATCGAGAAAAAGATACTGCAAACGGGTGATTGAACTTTACATGTTTCCATTGACAAATATCGTATCAGATGGCTGGCTACGGAATAGAAAGAAAAGTATGAAATGTGAAAACAGCAGATGTTGTAAATAAACCAAAGTCCAAGTAAAAGAAGCGATACTTCACAATTTATAAGCTTAGACAAGCCGAACAACTGCTTACACGTTAGGTTTGCTGACAGGCATCTAAAGCACCGACAAAAGCATATTGAAAGCTTTCGAAATCTTTTTGACAAGACAAAAGCCtcaaattcacaaattttaagTTTACAGTGCTTCAACATTTCGTTAATTAGAAGATTATGACACTTTGTCTATCTCGTCCTTGCCAGCGgcttaaaaaaatggaaaacataGTATAATCGATCCGTGATACGAGAATTTTTTTCGGAAGGAAAATCGCGCAATGAACAATGAGATGTTGGATGCCTTATTGGGTGACCTTCCATGGCGAGtataaaagtaattatttaacgatttttaacgTACGGTAATTCGGTTAGTGATGAACCAGACTCACGAGCCCTGAAAACGGCAACCAAGGAGGAGAGGGTGACAAAAGCCGAAGTATTGGGCACGAAAAAGCTGTCGACGCGTTTGCTCACTCCGTACAAAATGAAcacaatttcacaaaaaatggatcatggTTTCACAGTTACGCTAGGGAACAAGGAACAGTCGAAACTGTAGACTTACCCAGTTTTTTGGGATACACAAAGTGCTCTTTCACCGTGACGACTTGCCGGCTCAAACCTCTGCCATcgcaacaaccaaatttatcGAATTAGGCTACAAACTGAAAGCCTGTTAATGTATTCTTCTTATTTGCCCcatgcttttttgttttcagacTTGAAAAAGTCATTCGCCGAACAGAAACTGGTGTCGAATTAGAAGATTATCGCCATCATGGAGTGTTAAAGAAGTTGGAACATCAGATAATACCTATACTTTGCACATTTGTCGGACAATTGGTTTGTGATGTATAGGACTATGAGACGCAAGTTTTGATATTTTGGAAGAGGATACAAATAGATACTCTGTGAAGTTCGATGGTTTTGCCTTTTTCTATGTAGCCGAGGAGGTTCAAAAGAGGCATGTTTAAAAAAGAGACATAAAATGTTAACGGAGCCTGGTGAACATATCGTTATTGTATACACATTTGAATGAAGGAATGCTCACAATCCACCGATGTACCGTTTTTTGCGGAGCCTCAGTGGTTTTACCCAAATTGCAGGAACTGAGGAGACtaagtttataaaaattgtatagaaAAGTTTGAAGATCATGTTAATTCATGTACCACCACCGATGTTAACTACATTCTAACGATAGCCAGTTCTACAATACCGGAATATAGCAAGATTTTCTtcaagcaaaagctgctatttCGAAGACAAGGTGTAGATATCTGAGCAAAAACATCATAGTAATTAATGATTTCGATTTTGTTACAATTTCAGCCAatccataatttcatttcaatactTGGTTTATATAACTGAAGATCGCATTGTTTGTATCATCTGCATTAAACAATCTCCGAATCAATTTTTTACAGGCTTTGGAAACCTGGCTGCGCAAACAAAACCACTTCATAACAAAATCCTTACCTATTCAGACAATAGTCTTCATGCTCTCTAGCGCCGTTGTATTACACTTTAAGCGCCGTAAGGAATTCAATGGATTCTGGTTTATACAGCCATCACACATTGATGAATCACAACAAAAAGGTGTAGAGAACTTGGAAGATCTTCAAAAATCAGCAAAATGTGTGCATGAGGGCACCACGTGTACCAAATATATATTGAGGGAAATGAGCAGTTATTTGATGTACGGCATACCATTAGATTTACTGAGCACTGTAACTAAGAGGAAAATGCCAAGAAGTTTGAGCGACTTGAAGATGATACGCTTCGAAATGACTGCCTTTTTTCTCTCCTATGTGGGAATATACAGAGTAATATTAGTAGTTTCTTTCGTTACTTATTGAAAtgatttataaacaaatatgttgcTTTTGCAGTTGTCAAGCTGTCTCCTAACTCGCTATACAGTCTATGGCACACGAGAACATTTGCTCGCCGCCGGGTTGGGTGGTCTTTCATATTTCTTCCTAAACAAACTGGCGTTTAGTGTTTTGGCCTTTGTGATAGCTGTGCAAGCATATTGGCAATCATACTGCTCTCAGCCAGTGGAgaagcctgaaaataaaatagaaacaattttaaaaagtgttCCGTTCGCTAAATTGTTGGTACCCTATAATCTCGCGTATTTGACGCACGTTTTCATTTTTCACAATCATGCCATGTCAAATATAGCAAAAGGATTCTTTCGTGGTGCGACGGATAATCGGtgagttaaaattaattgagtAGCACTTATTTTATGGACTCTGAATTATctaattatttgtattaaattagGTTTGCACAAATACATCAATATATATTGGATACGTTAGCTCGACACGACAAGATGCTATTAAGTTAAATACTTGTGTGAGTCATTAAAGACGGAAGAAAGTTCGATTTGTGCGCTGACACAAATTATAATTCTCAGCGAGCCACTTAGtccaaaattaataaatcatgTGAGAGATTGGAAAGAACACagatttaatatataaataattgtttaatgaAATCAATAAAAGATGGTGCATTtgcaagtatgtatatttttttgtgtctaCCAATTtgtataccctaaacagggtatgttaagtttgccacgaagatTGTAGCACTTATTAGAAAATAACCATGTCTGCCTGCACGCCTAACAGTCCATCAGCTTTGAGATATCAATGTAATATTCTGTACTGGTCTGTACTTGCCAAGAAGCTACCTATTTGTCGTAATCGCCGCTATTGGAgcgcatagctgccatacaaactgatccatcAAAAGATAGTCGTAGTCTCGAAGTTTGCCATTGATTatgacgtatgtatgtacatatgtaagtatatgatgAGACAATGCTGCAATatccaaacaaattgtttaatTGGACCAATGTGGCATATAGCTGCAACGCAAAATTAAGATATTcataaatatctttatttattattaaataacctTGATTTGATTTCAAGATCAAAGAACGTGGATAGAAAGAACTATCAAAACGGTTGCCTCTTAATACAAACGGTTGGTCGGTTGCAATTTCGGATTTAATCAAACCGactctttttttggttttcttttaaattcgtatatttttgtacattaaGTAACTAGTGCTAAGTAGTAGTTATTTGTGTAGCACATggtaaatttccaaaatatttctaCAGGAAATAGAgccaagttttttaaaaataacgtttaataaataatatactcGAGTAGTGTTTCCGTTCTcaactagtttttttttaataatcgcGGTAACTCTATCACACCTCGACACAATAAACACAGCTGCTGTCCACttcatttgttttgattttccatTCACAAAACAGCTGTTCGCAATATTTCGTGAAAATTGTTTTACTGATAAAACGGTGTTACGATCGAagctttatttataaatttgtaaaagatAAATAcccaagaaatataaaaatatgatgaGAAAGAATCAAACATTTGTACAACGCAATTTGGTAACGATTGTGATGATTCCCTCCCTTATTGGTATGCATTACGCATGGAGTGTAATGCAAAAGAACCGCACATTAGTTTCCGCCGAAGAAGAGATCGATCTGCCTGTTGTAACGGTGAGTTggacaattaaataaaaaaaacttaggaatatttattatccaactttttttgcagtttgcaaaatattgctgGAAGCGAGTGCAGGGTTTAACTGGAGGTGAGCAAAACGTTGAGGCCGCAACTCCCGCTGCAACAACGGCAgcagttaaataaaattagcatTCGTAATACGGTattgaattttgtaaatatcacgtttttgttatttgaaaaatgtataaacaCGTATTCGTTTTCCCGTTTATGTTTGTAATGTTTTATTAGTTACATAATCAAGTGTGACgtgcgaaataaaaatttgctgtCCATATCAATATACagtaaaataactttatttttaataatattcagCGAGTTCTTTCTGCCAAATTTGGATGAGATTACTCACATATATTTACACAATTGAAAAGTATAAACAGTTTTTATGTTTGTAGCTATAATTGAATCGTCGTATTATCTTTTCAAACAAACTACAAACAGAATAAAAAGGATGGTACTAAATGTACCggctaaatatattttgtaagctaaACATAATATCTAATgctgtatataatatgtatttatataccccagctaaattttagaaaaaacttcttaaattttagtatttatatCATACAATTAGAACTTATATAACTATTTGCTTACTGCTATAAAATGCTAATAACTTAGATAGAAAATTATTACCTGCACAAAATTTGCTGTTTTACAAAGACATATTTTCACTGAGTCAAAGTTGAAGAGACGCTGAGATTATCTAACTGCCCATTGAATAGCACGTCACTAATCAATTTCTCGGCAATAATTCGTTGTGTTGGATTCATTACTCGCAACTTGGATGCCACATTTATACCGATAGCGTCGTATTCATCCTCCTGTCGGTGAGTTGTAGTCGTTGCATACGAGTTACCGAACAACGGTTGCAGGTGTTCACGTGCAATTTGTATGGTTGGAACTTGCTGATGAATTTGTGCGATTTGAGCTGAACCAGCCTgattctgttgttgttgatgttgctgttggtgCAACTGATGTTGAAtatgttgctggtgttgttccAGAGAATTGACAGCCTAAACAATACGAAAACGTGTTTAGTAATTCCttaatgaattaataaaaatatatacctgTTGTATTTCTCGCTGCGAATTTGTGTCGAGAGATGTTATTTCCAAAACTTTGACTTCAGTTGCGTGCTGCGGTTGCGTTGTggttgttgcatgttgcatgtgtTGTTCGGCActatgttgctgttgctgtaattcgtgttggtgttgatgctgtaGCTGAtgttgaatttgattttgatgctGCTGTTGGTGCTGTTCTTCATCTTTCACAATGACACATTCACCCGCTGTTACAGTTACAGTTTTGATTTCAGTTGCTTGATTGTGGTTGATACTC comes from the Bactrocera neohumeralis isolate Rockhampton chromosome 2, APGP_CSIRO_Bneo_wtdbg2-racon-allhic-juicebox.fasta_v2, whole genome shotgun sequence genome and includes:
- the LOC126753696 gene encoding uncharacterized protein LOC126753696 — translated: MVEISKLYQPPYNSVSCSELLMHDGLTCKQIFRWNWYRCSVGCLKYFLPLAISPLVLRPRSLNRQTLLNILRYYLETSLWGSTSSALTIYCICLYRRLFGRYYLLTATFLPTYTAFQLSWFYPIRTVRLFGTATSQAALETWLRKQNHFITKSLPIQTIVFMLSSAVVLHFKRRKEFNGFWFIQPSHIDESQQKGVENLEDLQKSAKCVHEGTTCTKYILREMSSYLMYGIPLDLLSTVTKRKMPRSLSDLKMIRFEMTAFFLSYVGIYRLSSCLLTRYTVYGTREHLLAAGLGGLSYFFLNKLAFSVLAFVIAVQAYWQSYCSQPVEKPENKIETILKSVPFAKLLVPYNLAYLTHVFIFHNHAMSNIAKGFFRGATDNRFAQIHQYILDTLARHDKMLLS
- the LOC126753773 gene encoding uncharacterized protein LOC126753773, whose product is MMRKNQTFVQRNLVTIVMIPSLIGMHYAWSVMQKNRTLVSAEEEIDLPVVTFAKYCWKRVQGLTGGEQNVEAATPAATTAAVK
- the LOC126753738 gene encoding uncharacterized protein LOC126753738 — protein: MSAALSPLHCDLRSYSRLWLGEFIELYQQEECLWHPKHPDYSNHSVRNKAYDRLVEKLKEVEPNPDRAMVVRKINSLRSAFRREFRKSSSKNNYETRLWYYDKLLFIAEQNPKRLAALRDAKQPKRPLAISFDVDDSMEFEEEPVVEATTVSPSESINHNQATEIKTVTVTAGECVIVKDEEQHQQQHQNQIQHQLQHQHQHELQQQQHSAEQHMQHATTTTQPQHATEVKVLEITSLDTNSQREIQQAVNSLEQHQQHIQHQLHQQQHQQQQNQAGSAQIAQIHQQVPTIQIAREHLQPLFGNSYATTTTHRQEDEYDAIGINVASKLRVMNPTQRIIAEKLISDVLFNGQLDNLSVSSTLTQ